AGCAGAAGGTCTACAGTCATCTGGGGCGATTGCGGGATCTGTGGCTGCGCAATCCCGAACTGCTCGTGGCCGTGGGTGGTTGCGTGGCCCAGCAGGTGGGGGAGACCTTTTTCGCGCGGTTCCCGTACGTCCGTTTGATTTTCGGGCCGGACGGGCTGCCCATGGTTCCGGACGCCCTGGCCCGCTTGACTCGTGAACCTGATTTGCGGATGTCTTTTCTGGATTTTACGGAATCTTTCCCCGAGCGGGATGCCGCCCTTGCGGAACCGGGAGTTCAACGCCAGGCTTACGTCACCATCATGCAGGGGTGTGATAATTTTTGCGCCTACTGCATTGTCCCTCTGACCAGGGGGCGTCAGCGCTCCAGGTCCAGCGGTTCGATTCTTGGCGAATGCCGGGGCTTGGTGGACCGAGGCGTACGGGAAATCACCCTGCTGGGCCAGAACGTGAACAGCTATGGATTGGATTCCAAAAGTGCGGGAACAGTCAAGGAGCCTGGGTTTCCAACCGTGCTGGACGCCATTGCCTCACTGCCCGGGCTGCGACGACTGCGCTTCACCACCTCCCACCCCAAGGATCTTTCTCCGGAAACCATCACCGCCTTCGGCCGTCACCAGAACCTTTGCCCCCACCTGCATCTGCCTCTCCAGTCCGGTTCGGATGCGGTATTGCGGGCCATGGGCCGAAAATATACACTGGATAACTACCTTGACTTGGTCGATGGACTGCGCCGGACTCGCCCGGAGATCGCCTTGACCACGGACCTGATCGTCGGCTTTCCCGGTGAAACGGACCGGGATTTCCAACTCACCCTGGACGCCATGCGCCGCGTGGGCTTTGCGAGCAGTTTTTCCTTTGTTTACTCGGACCGTCCCGGGACCAGGGCCGCGAACATGGACGGCAAACTGGACCGGGACGTGAAGGCCGAACGGTTGCGGGTGCTGCAGGACGTGCAGTCCGAACTGTCCGAGCAGTGGCTGGGCCGGATGGTCGGTGCTCGGGTCGAGGTACTGGTGGAGGGCGAGAGCAGGAAGACGTCGGAAGACCTGCCCAGCTGTCGCGGGCGGGATGAATTCGGGCAGACCGTGAATTTTCCCGTGCCGCCGGAAGCCCCCCGGGATATGATCGGGGAAATCGTTCCGGTGCGGATCCGGGAGGCCAAAAAGCATTCGCTGTGGGGATGCATGGAGGTGGACGGATGATTGAAATGCACATTTACGGACTGGCCCTGGACGAGGAAAGTCAGGTTCCCGTGCTGATCCTCAAGGACAAGGCGGATAAACAGGTTCTGCCCATCTGGATCGGGGCCATGGAAGCCGTGGCCATCTCCATGGTTCTTAACGACGTGCGCCTGCCCCGACCCATGACCCACGACCTGTTGCTCCAGGTCATCGAGGCCCTGGGCGGCGAGGTGCGCAACGTGGACGTGGTCCGGCTGCACGACAATACGTATTTCGCGGAAATCGAAGTGCTTCAGGGAGAATCCTTGAAGCGGATCGATTGCCGGCCCTCGGACGCCATCGCCCTGGGCTTGCGGGCCCAGGTGCCGATCCGGGTCAGCGAGGAAGTCCTGGCCCATATCGTGGAGGTGCGCGAAAATCGCTACCAGGCGGTCCTGAAGACCGAAGACGCCCAGCAGTGGAATGAAATCCTGGAAAAATACACTATTGACGACACCAAGTACAAGATGTGATCCGCTTATGATTGATCTGCACACCCACACCCTGTTCAGCGACGGGGCTCTGCTGCCTGGTGAACTGGCCCGCCGGGCCAAGGCCGCCGGATACCAGGCCTTGGCCTTCACCGACCACGTTGATGCCAGCAATCTGTTTCTGGTTCTGGAAAACGTGGGCCGTGTGGCCGTCCAGGGCGCTACGTATTTTGGGCTGGACATCCTGCTGGGCGTGGAATTGACCCACGTTCCTCCAGGATTGATCTCCCGGTTGGCGGATTCGGCCCGGATGAACGGAGCCCAACTCGTGGTCGTTCACGGCGAAACCATTGTCGAGCCCGTGGAAATTGGCACGAATCTGGCGGCCATCGAGGCCGGAGTGGACATCCTGGCCCATCCCGGGCTGATCACCCCCGAGGAGGCCCAATTGGCCGCCGAGCGGGGCGTGCACCTCGAGATCACCACCCGCAAGGGCCACAGCCTGACCAACGGCCACGTGGCGGCCCTGGCCCGTCGCTTCGGCGCGAAACTGGTGATCAACAACGACGCCCACGCTCCCGGTGACCTGATCTCCCGCGACCAACGCCGTCGCGTCGCCCTGGGCGCCGGCTTGACCCAGGACGAATATCTGCAAGCCGAGGCCAATTCGTGGGCCTTGGTGGAGAGGGGAAGGCGGAAGGGAGAGGGGTGAGGCCTGAAGGATGAGGGCTGAAATCTGAGACCTGAAGGCATAGGGGCAGCTTGCTTTATCTTCCTGAAAGGGAGAAGTCGTATTGTCGATGGTTTTAACCACCGGATTGGAGTATACGTTTTTTATTATCCTGAAAGGACGACGCCTGTGTACGCGTAATCGCCAACCGTGAACCCCTGAACCGTGAGCCGCGGAACCTCTAAAAACAAACATGTTTAATCTCATCGACCAGGCTGCCGAACTCTGGCGCTCCGCACGTAGGGTGGTGGCGTTGACCGGGGCCGGGATTTCCGTGCCCAGCGGGATTCCGGATTTTCGTAGCCCCGGCGGGTTGTGGTCCCGCTTCGACGCTAACGTGGTGGCCAGCACCTGGGGCCTGGAACGCAACCCCAAGGCGGTCTGGGAGTTTCTCCTGGATGCCTTGACCATGTTCGGCAACGCCGCGCCCAACCCGGCCCACCTGGCCTTGACCCGGCTGGAGCAGGCCGGACGGCTGGACATGGTGATCACCCAGAACATCGACGGGTTGCACCAGCAGGCAGGGACGCGCAACGTGATCGAATTCCACGGCAACTGCCGCGGTTTTT
This genomic stretch from Desulfonatronum sp. SC1 harbors:
- a CDS encoding histidinol phosphate phosphatase domain-containing protein — encoded protein: MIDLHTHTLFSDGALLPGELARRAKAAGYQALAFTDHVDASNLFLVLENVGRVAVQGATYFGLDILLGVELTHVPPGLISRLADSARMNGAQLVVVHGETIVEPVEIGTNLAAIEAGVDILAHPGLITPEEAQLAAERGVHLEITTRKGHSLTNGHVAALARRFGAKLVINNDAHAPGDLISRDQRRRVALGAGLTQDEYLQAEANSWALVERGRRKGEG
- a CDS encoding NAD-dependent deacylase; the protein is MFNLIDQAAELWRSARRVVALTGAGISVPSGIPDFRSPGGLWSRFDANVVASTWGLERNPKAVWEFLLDALTMFGNAAPNPAHLALTRLEQAGRLDMVITQNIDGLHQQAGTRNVIEFHGNCRGFYCNACRRDYSAETAQGLTSADLPWMCEGCGGVIRPSLVFFGEAIPQVALTESQRWSNRADLAVIIGTSGDVAPANIIPYQVKAGGGRVLEINLGPTSYGDLADVRLDLPAEKCLPELAERLG
- the miaB gene encoding tRNA (N6-isopentenyl adenosine(37)-C2)-methylthiotransferase MiaB; protein product: MSAKQFHITTFGCQMNVHDSQWLGKSLEALGWAQGTEMDADVLILNTCSVREKPEQKVYSHLGRLRDLWLRNPELLVAVGGCVAQQVGETFFARFPYVRLIFGPDGLPMVPDALARLTREPDLRMSFLDFTESFPERDAALAEPGVQRQAYVTIMQGCDNFCAYCIVPLTRGRQRSRSSGSILGECRGLVDRGVREITLLGQNVNSYGLDSKSAGTVKEPGFPTVLDAIASLPGLRRLRFTTSHPKDLSPETITAFGRHQNLCPHLHLPLQSGSDAVLRAMGRKYTLDNYLDLVDGLRRTRPEIALTTDLIVGFPGETDRDFQLTLDAMRRVGFASSFSFVYSDRPGTRAANMDGKLDRDVKAERLRVLQDVQSELSEQWLGRMVGARVEVLVEGESRKTSEDLPSCRGRDEFGQTVNFPVPPEAPRDMIGEIVPVRIREAKKHSLWGCMEVDG
- a CDS encoding bifunctional nuclease family protein, with protein sequence MIEMHIYGLALDEESQVPVLILKDKADKQVLPIWIGAMEAVAISMVLNDVRLPRPMTHDLLLQVIEALGGEVRNVDVVRLHDNTYFAEIEVLQGESLKRIDCRPSDAIALGLRAQVPIRVSEEVLAHIVEVRENRYQAVLKTEDAQQWNEILEKYTIDDTKYKM